In Rosa rugosa chromosome 4, drRosRugo1.1, whole genome shotgun sequence, the genomic stretch acataaACATAAATATGTTGTTTTGGGAACACGTACTCCATTGCTACTCAACTTGTTATTGAAGATGCTGTTTATTTTCTCTGCGCTACTGTAGCAACGAGGGACTTGGACCTATATAGTGAAAAGGCTTTCAGCCAATTGACATGAACCCAAATGCCTTGGATATAAAATTAGATTGGGGCTTTTGGTGCACCAATTTTGCAAGGCCCCAAAGGTGTTGATATTGGGCCTGCGAGAAATTGATCCAATCCAACCGACATCAGATTGATCGATGCTTTCCTTGGTAATTAAGACAAGTAGCTGcagaagcaaaagaagaagcTAAGAAATCCAAAGATACTAAAATCGAATTCGTCAAAGAGGTGTGAATCGGAAAATGGCGTTGCAGTGGATGATACTGACGTACGTGGTGGCGGCAGAGGCGGCCGTAGCCCTTCTGCTAACTCTCCCGGCGCCCAAGCTCTTGAAGAACCGCCTCGTCTCTTTGATCTCTCTCATTCTTCAGCCGGCGCTCTTCGTCGTCCCCTTCGCCGGATTCCAGCTCCTCGGTTCGATCTTTGCTCCCGTTTGTTTTCATTTCCGCAGTTTTTTCCCGACGATCTGCATTTTAGGGATTTCTGATTTCTTAGGCATGAGAGATTTGAATTGGAGATTGATTTTgcttgctttgctttgctttgtgTAGATATCTACTGGAAGATGGAGCATCGCTTGATGTGCACCTCAGACATCTGCACTGCTGCTGAGCGCGACCGCTTTGAGAAATCCGTCAGTTTCTTCccaactactttttttttttttttttttttttttcttcaattttcttaGAAATTTGATCTTGATCTTGCTCATGCATATTAGGGAAACCGAAAGGTAGGATATGATAGCATTTACGAAATTCTGTTTGTTTAATTAGTCACTTAATTTCAGTGTTTCTATAGCATTCCTACTTGATGGTGTTAGATTGCTGGGTTTGTATCGAATGTTCTTTATgatttttctgttaaatgaCTTAAATCCTGGAGTCTCATAACTGTTTCTTTCTGAATGGATTTCTGCTTGGCTTATTTTTCTGGACTTGCTTTGTGTATGGGTTATTGAGGATCAGTGCGGACGAAAGGGTTTGCTCATATGGAGTATTCTTGTTGGAAGTATTGGCTGTAGCTTCAATTTAGATGAGTTTCAGAAAGTTTTGTTTTCGTAATCTTATGCACACGGTTAAGCCAAGCTCACTGTTTGGTTGGGTGAACTTTTGTGAAAGACCCAAAGGTTCTTACCTGAGTGCTTTTCTGTCTGTTTAGGTTTTAAGATGTGAACTTGGGGGTTTATGTGGTTAAGTAGGATTTTCTGAGTGATTTGGGCTGGAGCAAGGTTTTAGTCTGTCCGACTATAGTGGCCACCATATGCTGGAGTTAGAAGGCAATGCATTTGTGCGACCTACGTTGTCGTTGTCCTTTGAAAGTGAAACCATTCATGACCGGCAACTGTAGTTACCACCTCCATTCACATAGCTTAATGTAGTTATCGTTTGCCATTTTCTTTGATGATTAAAGAGTTGATCAGCCCACTATTTTCTTCATTATTGTTTGATGCTCTTAGCCCTCTATCAATCATGAATATTGAAATATGTGAGTTCTGATTCTTCCATTCTAAATAACATTATTCTTGATCTGACACAATAATATGTCATGCAGATGTACAAGGCTCAAAAGAATGTAATTCTCTGCTCTGCAGCATGTCTTCTTTACTGGTATGTTGGTTAGCTATCAAATGCCCTTATCTTTTCTCTTAAATGGAACTTCTGAGCCCCTAATTGATTTATTGCGGTTAAAAATGATGTAAAAAAAATCTTTGCACAGGTGCATCTATCGCATCTGTAAGTACTGCAAGGATATTGAAAGGTTGGAGGAAGTGGAGAAGAGGTTCAAGGAAGAGTAGCTGTTCAGCTAGTTCTCATGTATTTGTTCGTCTGAAGTGGATCCAACTGAGTTCATATTTTTCGTCGTAAATGGGAAACCAATATTACCTTTAGTAATACTGTaatattttgaatttgtttggTAACCATCCGTAGACATCTCTCGAGTATGTGTTTTAGCCTGTTATCCTGGTAGCTCGATCCACTTCATATGAAAACCATGACAATGATAAAGTGCTTAAAAGTTTGTCCATGACTGGTGTGTTGATGATTCTTGCTTGAACATACAATCCAATTGGCCTTATTTTGGTGACAATTAAACATCACTAAAGAACCTTTATTGAGGCAAAACTCCAACATAACTTGTTCTGTGCCTACTTTAAAGCCATATTTGGACACCCCAAGGACGATGACTTTCAGAAGAACACAAGGTTCCCACAGAACGGGTCCAGATCCTTGCAGTTGGACACTTTCACCAAGCACATATTTCAAAGTACTGCCAAACCATGATTCTTCCAAGTTTCTGGTGCATGAAGATGTAACTAATGAGTGCCAATTGATACATAGTTACCACTTACCAGAGTTgaaaacttcttttttttttttttttttttgcttttggatATATATAGAGTTCTACATTCAGATGTCAAGTTaactaaaaaccaaaagaaacaaTAACCAGATCGAACTCTGCTCAATTAAAAAAGCCAACCCCCTCCCTGAAGGCTGCATCTAGACACTCATATGTTCCATCAACTTCTCCTAATACTTCCAATGAATCTAATATTTCCACCAACTCTGATACATCCATCGGCTTGCTCTCAAATTCCTCCTCCCAGGGCCAATTGAAAAGTGGAGACTGTAGAAGAACCAGTAGAATTGTTAAGAAAGATTCAAGCCAACAAATAACTGTAGAAGTAgaaaaaaggaagtgaaaacTCACATCAGCTGGATTCTGAGATGCATACTCCCCCTTCAAAGCCTTTTCCTGTAATTCGATACATCTCTTATGATCGTGCTCGTACGCCATAATCTCCAAGATTTCTTCCTTAGTTGGATCAGACCTCTTCACGACACGTTcatcaaaaaaatcataatCATAATC encodes the following:
- the LOC133742314 gene encoding uncharacterized protein LOC133742314, which codes for MALQWMILTYVVAAEAAVALLLTLPAPKLLKNRLVSLISLILQPALFVVPFAGFQLLDIYWKMEHRLMCTSDICTAAERDRFEKSMYKAQKNVILCSAACLLYWCIYRICKYCKDIERLEEVEKRFKEE
- the LOC133742313 gene encoding uncharacterized protein LOC133742313, with the translated sequence MASEVCCLIQDLNLNDHSIVTTGASVVEKDDVLKGGFGGSKAYGDLSKCGKPAMTEESSQKQQPSDIDESNIKRKGGVVTEEDIADEDSDYDYDFFDERVVKRSDPTKEEILEIMAYEHDHKRCIELQEKALKGEYASQNPADSPLFNWPWEEEFESKPMDVSELVEILDSLEVLGEVDGTYECLDAAFREGVGFFN